The Aquipuribacter hungaricus genome segment AAGCCGCGGACCGCGACGACGGCGCCGGCCATGACGACGACGGCGACGACGCACAGGTGGGGGCCGCGGCCCACGGAGGCGAAGGCCGCGGCGGCCGCGACGCCCGCCCCCAGCACGGTGCCGGCGCTCCACGCGCCGTGGAAGCGGGGCATGATCGTCGTGCCCAGCCGGCGCTCGACGTCGGCGGCCTCGACGTTCATGGCCACGTCCCAGGCGCCGTTGGAGAAGCCCCACGCGAACAGGGCGACCATGAGCAGCAGGCGGTCCGGCGCGAGCCCGGCGCCCGCGACGCCGGCGGCGCCGAGCGCGGCGGCCCCCAGCACGACCGGGCGGACGCCGAGGCGCTGGATCAGCGAGCCGGCGGTCGGCAGCGCGAGCACCGAGCCGACCGAGCCGGCTAGCAGCGTCAGGCCCAGCTCCTGCGGCGTCAGCCCGAGGTCGGAGCGGATCGCCGGCACGCGGGCCAGCAGCGTCGCCAGCAGCAGGCCGTTGACGGCGAAGACCAGGTAGACCGAGGTGCGGGCGGCGAGCACCTGGGCACGGACGGTCTCGGGCGGGGTGGTGGTGCTCACGGCGGTCCTCGAGATCTCGGGCGGGATGGAGGTCGAATCGATTCGATCGACGCGACGATGCTACGGCAGACTGCGGTGCGGGCCAAGCCTGCTCCGGCTCCCGCCCCACCCCCGTCCCGACCCCGTCCGACCCCTGCCCCGACCCCGAGGAGGACGTGTGGCACGCACGCCGTCAGCCGGCCGCCCCCCGGGCCGGGCGACCCTGAGCGACGTCGCGGCCGCCGCCGGGGTGAGCCCGTCCACGGCGTCGCTGGCCTTCTCCGGGGCCGGCCCGGTCGCCCCGGCCACGCGGGAGCGCGTCCTGGCTGCCGCGGCGGACCTCGGCTACAGCGGCCCGGACCCCACCGCGGTGTCCCTGCGGCGGGGCCGGTCGGGCGTGGTCGGGGTCGTCGTCGGCGAGCGGCTGCGCGACGCGTTCCGCGACCCGTACGTCGTGGGGCTGCTCGACGGCCTCGTCGACGAGCTGGCGGGGGCGGGCCTGGCCATCCTCCTGCTGCCCATGACGCACGACCTGGGCGCGCCGCCCGCCGAGCAGTACCGCACGGCGTCGATGGACGCCGTGGTGTTCGCCACGGGCGGGCTGCGGGAGGACCCGGCGCTGGCGGTCCTCACCCGGCGCCGCCTGCCCCTGGTCGCGGTCGAGGGCCCGGACGTCCCGGAGGCGTCGGTGGTCCGGGTCGACGACCGCCGCGGCAGCGCCGACGCCGTCCGGCTCCTGGTCGACCTCGGGCACCGGGACGTGGCGGTGGCGACCATGCCGCTACGGCACGACGGGCACGGCGGCCTGCTGGACGCCGCCCGCCGCGCGGGCGGCGGCTACGCCGACGCGACCAACCGCCTCGACGGCGTGCACGACGTGCTGCGGCCGGTCGCGGT includes the following:
- a CDS encoding substrate-binding domain-containing protein, which produces MARTPSAGRPPGRATLSDVAAAAGVSPSTASLAFSGAGPVAPATRERVLAAAADLGYSGPDPTAVSLRRGRSGVVGVVVGERLRDAFRDPYVVGLLDGLVDELAGAGLAILLLPMTHDLGAPPAEQYRTASMDAVVFATGGLREDPALAVLTRRRLPLVAVEGPDVPEASVVRVDDRRGSADAVRLLVDLGHRDVAVATMPLRHDGHGGLLDAARRAGGGYADATNRLDGVHDVLRPVAVWETTANAVEQGREAGHRLLAGAAADRPTAVVAQSDVLAAGVLQACAELGLRVPEDVSVVGFDGVAVPWLLPHRLTTLVQPVDLKARTAAEMLLARLAGGGREDRTLAVELRTGTTTGPVPAG